The Methanomicrobia archaeon region CAGCTCTTTGACTCTGATACCAAATTCGACTCAGGGACCGGCTGGCCGAGCTTCTTCGCAGCGCTCGCTCATGCCGTAAAGCTGCGACCTGATAAACGCTTTGGCAGGGACCGCACAGAGGTACTCTGTAGTCAGTGCGGCAGCCACCTTGGACACGTCTTCGACGATGGGCCGGAGCCCACCGGGAAACGATACTGCATCAATTCGCTGGCACTGGACTTTACGGAGTCCCCGCAGTAGCTCAGGGCTCCTGCGTGAAGATGGCTTTGTAGTGCACGATGACATACTGGTTTTTGCGCTCGACCTTCCAGAACTCCCTGGAGACGTAAGTGCCAATCTTCGGCTTGATCAAGCATTGGACTCGAGAAAGGTGGATTCGGGGAGCGCATTCTTCACGGGTGCGTCGAAATGCCCGGACTATTTCGTGTAATTGTCTTACCATTCGATCAGCACCACCCGTGCCGGCGCGCCATCGCAGCCTTTAAGCTTCAGCGGTAACGCCACCATAGCGTACGCGCCCGGCTCGATGGCACGCAAATCCAGGGTCTCGATGATGAGCACGCCGTTTTCTGTCAGGAGTTTGTGCACGGGATATCCGTCACTCGTAAATGCCTCGATGGAGAGATAATCGATGCCTACCACCTTCACCCCGTTTTCCACCAGGAGCTCTGCAGCCGAAAAATCAAGTGCGACGTAATCCTCGTGGAACGTCCTGTCCGCAAGCAGCGCTGAATTCCGGGTCTTGAACAAAATCCGCTTATAGGTTCGCAGGTCCACGTCTCGCAGCTCAGCAGCCGTTATCAGATCCGCGGTCGCCACCCCGACGACCAGCGCCTCGCCGATCAGATCGTAGAGGCTCACTTCGTCTATGCCTTTTCCATGCGCCGTAAAGTGGCAGGGTGCGTCGATATGCGTGCCAATATGCGAGCTGCAGATCAGCCGTGAGCAGTTATACGCATCCCCACTTCTCAGCGCTTCCTCTTGCGTCAGCTCAACGCCAGTATCGTCTGGCCAGCATCGCATGCCCGGATAGATCGTGAGTGACAGGTCGTGAATCTTCAAGGTCTTCTCATCCTCCATGCTTTGAGATACACCGCTCGTATGGTTAAACCCTGTTGATAGCTGTTAAAAGCCCCGTTCTTGCTGAAGGTAGGCGAAAACGCAAGACTTAACTATCTACGTGAATAATAGCTTTTAGGGAGGTGAAGGTGATATGATCGGCATTTTTAGCCTGTTACTGGTACTCATTGGTATCGTCTTTCTGGGCGTGCTCGTCGGGATATGGCGCTATAAAAGCAAATGGTCAACCACGAAAAGGCTGGTAATCACGCTCA contains the following coding sequences:
- the msrB gene encoding peptide-methionine (R)-S-oxide reductase is translated as MFSKFHDLIARIRTRQAAGEESKEDSEAEFRKRLSSDEYHILRERGTEPAFSGKYMKMKTPGTYRCKACGNQLFDSDTKFDSGTGWPSFFAALAHAVKLRPDKRFGRDRTEVLCSQCGSHLGHVFDDGPEPTGKRYCINSLALDFTESPQ
- a CDS encoding cyclase family protein: MKIHDLSLTIYPGMRCWPDDTGVELTQEEALRSGDAYNCSRLICSSHIGTHIDAPCHFTAHGKGIDEVSLYDLIGEALVVGVATADLITAAELRDVDLRTYKRILFKTRNSALLADRTFHEDYVALDFSAAELLVENGVKVVGIDYLSIEAFTSDGYPVHKLLTENGVLIIETLDLRAIEPGAYAMVALPLKLKGCDGAPARVVLIEW